Part of the Cytophagia bacterium CHB2 genome, CAGCCGGCCATCCACGACTTCCACGACTTTGCTCGCAATCGCATTGATAAACGCGCGATCGTGCGAAATGAAAAGCAGTGTTCCCTCATAATCTGCCAGCGCGTCCTCCAAAATTTGCCGCGACAAAATATCAAGATGATTCGTCGGTTCGTCCATCACCAGCAAATTGGCCGGACGCCCGAGCATCTTTGCGAGCGCTACGCGCGCTTTCTCTCCGCCGGATAACACCGAAACCGGTTTAAAAATATCATCTCCAGTGAACAGAAAAGCGCCGATCAGAGTACGGCGCTGTTCGGGAAGCAGATGGCCGGTCACGCTCGAAATTTCTTCAAAGATAGTCGCCGCCGGATTGAGAATCTCGAGTTGGTGCTGAGCATAATATTCAACCGTCACGTTGTGACCGTACAAACGTTCGCCATCTTCAATCGGCAAAACGCCGGCAACAATTTTAAGCAGGGTTGATTTGCCCGCGCCGTTGGGCCCCACCAATGCCACCTTTTCGCCGCGCGCCAGATGGAAATCAAGATTGCGGTAAACGAGTTTATCCCCATAGCGCTTCTCGACGCTGCGCAGTTGCAGGACATCGATGCCAGAACGTTCCGGCTGCGGTAACCGGAACTTCATGACACGCGGCGCATCATTTTCAACTTTAACCCGCTCCATTTTTTCGAGCATTTTGATGCGGCTCTGCACCTGCCGCGCTTTGGTCGCTTTGTAGCGAAACCGCTCGATGAATCTTTCCGTCTGCTCAATTTTCTTCTGTTGATTTTTGAATTGGGCCTCGAGCTGTTCGCGCTTCACCGCTTTCTGCTCGGCATAGGATTCAAAATCGCCGATATAGGTATGCAATTGATGCAGACTGATTTCGAGAATACGTTCGGCGATGCTCTGCATGAAAACCTGATCATGCGTCGTCAGCACGATAGTGCCGGGATAGTCCATCAAAAAAGATTCCAGCCAGACGACGGATTCCAGATCAAGATGGTTCGTCGGTTCATCCAGCAGCAAGATATCCGGTTTACTCAGCAGCAATTTCGCCAGCGCAACGCGCATCATCCAGCCGCCGGAAAACGTGTGCAACGGCTGCGCGAACTGCGCCGGCTGAAAGCCGATGCCACTCAAAATTCTCTTGGCCTCGTGCTCGATGGCATAGCCGCCGAGCGCTTCGAATTTTTGACGCAATTTGCCGTAACGTTCGATCAATTCGGCGTCGTGATTTGTCGCCATGGCGTTTTCCAATTCGATCAGACTTTGCTCCAGCGCTTGCAGTTCCGGAAAACCGGCCAGCACCTCGGCAAGGATGCTGCGCTCGGGATTATTCCAAACCTCCTGTTTAAGATAGCCAACACGCGCGCCTTTGGAAATAACGAGACTGCCTTCATCGATATGCTCCTCGCCGATGAGCATGCGGAACAGCGTCGTCTTGCCGGAGCCGTTGGGACCGACGAGGCCGACGCGCGTATGCGGCGGAATATGCGCCGAAGCGCCCTCAAAAACGACCTGCGGGCCGAATTGTTTTCTTAGATTGTGAATATGGATCATGCCAACTTAACTCAAAACGAGTCGGATCTCGGACTAAAAATCAGGCGGGGAATATAAGCATACGAAGGGCAAAAAACAACGAGGCGGCCTCATCATCGAACGCGAACAGGGCAGGAGAAAAGAGATGCGGAGAACGGCAGGCGAGGTGACGGCTGTACAACCTCCACTCGATTAAACACGAGTTTCCCGAGCCGGGCAAACATCGTCGCCGTTATTTCTTTTCTTTTGATTTCGCAGTTATCCTAAGCGAGAGGCATAATTTCAGCCTGTAGTTCCACGGTTAGTCTTGCTTAAAAACACTTAAATGAAGGGATAGTCTTTATACAAAAAATCGTTATGGTCTCTGTCCCGAGTTATTCCAATAACTTGCAAATGCTACCGGCGATCAGTGCATGGAGCGCACGGCTTTCATAAAATCTGCTGTGCGATAGCGGCTGACGAGCACGGCGCTATGCATGAAATCCTTCATGGTGAGTTGGCAACGGCCATCGGACAGCGGCGTGATCTTTTCGATTTGTTTGAGATTCACGATCACGGAACGGTGAATGCGAAAAAACGTGCTGGAGGCAAGACGGCTGTACAGTTCTTCCATCCCGAAATCAAGCACGTGTTGCTTGTTCTCGGTGTAAGCATACACGAGTCGATGTTTGGTGCCAATCCATACGATTTTTGCGACGGGCAAAAAGAATTGTTTTCCGAGACGTTGGATCGGCAACCGGTCGCCGGGCTGGGAATATGACGCGGGGTTAAAACTGTTTTCCAACAAAAAGGCGGCGGGTGTGCTTGATTGCACCGAAATCATAACAGGCTCCTGAATTGGGTGAGAGGACTTGTTTCGAATAGACGCTCATAATTTCGAAAATGTTCAAAGAAAGTTTCACATTGCATTCCACTCGAAAAGGGATTAATTTACTTTCGTCCATGTGCGACGATTAAACTCCGGGGCTGATTTTTCCCGGTCATGATCCGTTGTGCTAACCGGAGGTTTGTATGATCCCCGCTCTGCAACGACCAGAAGCGCCTGCCGAAAAGACGCGGACGATGTCGCTGCCCATTCGAAAGCTCTCTCTGCCCGATTTCGACCATTTGATTTTTGATGTATATCGCACCGCCAATATGTACTTGGCCTGCCATGTTACAAGTGATGATCCCGATGAGGGCAAACATTGGCCCAATCCCTGCTTGGATATTGGCTGGGAATTTTATTACTCGGATGATTGCCCGGAAAATGGATGGCGCAGCGTCGCCAATAAAGCGCTCATCCCCATGCAGCATTTGTCTCTGCATCCCGCAACCTGCGCCTTGCATTACGGCGCTGCCGCGTTTGAAGGCACAAAAGCTTTCATTTCGGCAAAAAAAAGAGTCGTGCTGTTTCGACCGGAAATGAATGCTCGGCGCCTGCAAAAATCGGCGGCGCGTGTATTGATGCCGAAAGTGCCGATTGAACTGTTTCTTGAAGGGGTCACAGAGACCGTGCGGGCAAACCGCGAGGCCATCCCGCCCTACCGCGAGGAGAATTGGGCGTGGCAGACGCGCAATCCGCAATGCTTATACGTGAGGCCGTTGCTCATGGGTCATGGCCCGCAATTGGGCGTGCGCCCGGCCAAAGATCATCTATTTCTTATCTATGCCTCGCCCGTGCGTTCTTATTATCCCGTGGAAGGCATGAGTGTCTTGATTACTCGCGGCTTTCATCGCGCAGCGCCCGGCGGCACCGGCAACACCAAAACCGCCAGTAACTATGTTTCCGGTTTATTACCGACACAGCTCGCGCGCCGGGGATATGATTGGGTGGAGGGCAAGCCAGTTCAGGTGAGTGACAAGCCGTTCAATGACGTTCTTTATTTGGATGCCGTTCACAATCAATACATTGAAGAATTCTCCGGCGCGACTTTTCTGGCGGTGTCAACCGAGGGCAAACTGATCACTCCGCAATCCGACACCATTCTGCCGGGTGTCACCCGCGATTCGGTGATGATTCTGGCGCAAGCTCTGGGCATGTCCGTGGAACAACGGCCGCTGCACGTGGATGAAGTGATGGACGAAAAACGCATTGCCGAAGTGTTTTGCGCCGGCAATGCCGCCGTAGTGACGCCCATTGTTTCGATTTATTACGGCGGCAAAACGCGCAAATTCCAACTGGAAAAACTCCACACAACGCGGCGATTGTGGGATATGCTCGTCGGCATTCAACTGCAAACGAGGGAAGATCCGTATGGCTGGGTGCGCGAAATCGGTTGACGCCAATCCGGCGGACAAGCTGCAACTAAAGGTTCTTAAAAATGCCGCCAACGAATGGAAACAACCCAACCGGTAAAATTTTTGTCACCTGGGCCGAGTGCTGACGAGCCATGATGGAGCAGTTTTACATCACTGTATCTGATCTTTAAACCTCTCCAAGCCCGCACTTCCCTCTTATAAAAAAGCGTTAACAAATTTACCGCAGCAAGAAAACTTTCCGCACAGGCCATAAAATGAAAGGTTGTGCTTTTTTTGTTGTGAAATTTTGTGTATTTTTCCGCTCCATCTGCAATAAAGTTCACCTCAGATTCTTTACATGTAAGGAATGTACATGAGTAGTCAAACAGATAACACCACCCCGCCAGGGCGCTACAATTTCGCCGCCCTCGAAGCCAAATGGCAAACCTATTGGGAAAAACTGGGTTTGAGCAATACCGGCAACGACCCCAGCAAACCTAAAAAATATATTCTCGATTTTTTCCCCTATCCTTCCGGCGAAGGCCTGTCCGTCGGCCATTGCCGCAACTATGTGCCAACCGATGTGGTGACGCGTTATCATCGCATGCGCGGTTTTAATGTCCTGCATCCCATGGGCTGGGACGCCTTCGGCCTGCCCGCAGAAAATGCCGCGATCAAAATGAAAACGAATCCGGCGAAATTGATCGCACAATTTTCCGCCAATTACAAACGCCAAATGAATCTCATTGCGGCAACCTATGATTGGGAACGTGAAATCAACTCCAGCAAGCCGGAATACTATCGCTGGACGCAATGGATTTTTTTGCTGCTCTACAATTCGTGGTACGACACACGCGCCAATCAGGCACGCCCCATCGAAGAATTGGAAGCCGAACTGGCGAAACACGGCACCCAAAACCTCGCACTGCAGGCCGGCGTCGCCGCAGTGTTGCCGCAACAGTGGCAAGCATTGTCGCTGCGTGAAAAGCGGCACTACTTGAGTCATTTTCGCCTGGCCTATCGTGCGGCGTCCGCGGTGAATTGGGATCCGGTGGAAAAAACCGTGCTGGCGAACGAAGAGGTTGTCGATGGCCGCGGCTGGCGCAGCGGCGCGTTGGTCGAACGTAAAATCTTGCAACAATGGTTTTTCAGAATCACCGCTTATGCCGAACGCTTGATCGCTGATCTCGACACGATAGATTGGCCGGAGAGCATCAAGGCGATGCAACGCAATTGGATCGGCCGCAGTGAAGGCGCAGAGGTTTCATTCAAAACCGAGGCGGGCGATCTCGTCATCTTCACGACGCGGCCGGATACACTGTGGGGCGCAACCTTCATGGTGTTGGCGCCCGAACATCCATTTGTGGAGCAATTGACCACGGCGGCGCAACGCCAACAGGTTGTGGCCTACGTCGAAGCGGCAAAGAAGAAAAACGAAGAAACGCGCAGCGAGGAAACGCGTGAGAAAACCGGCGTGTTCACCGGCAGCTATGCCGTCAATCCGGTCAATAACAAGCGCATTCCGATCTGGATTGCGGACTATGTCATGATGGGCTACGGCACGGGCGCGATCATGGCCGTGCCGGCGCACGATCAACGCGACTTTGAATTTGCGCGCATGTTTCATCTGCCCATTCGTGTGGTGATCAAACCGGTGGGCGTCGATCTTGAGCCGGAATATATGACGCAAGCTTATGATGCGAATGCTGGCGAGATGATCAATTCCGATGACTTTGACGGCACACCGGCGGATATTGCGGTGAACAAAGTTACGGCTTGGCTCGAAAAAACCGGCAAAGGCCACCGCCGCGTCAATTACAAATTGCGCGACTGGCTCATCAGCCGCCAGCGCTATTGGGGCACACCGATCCCGATCGTTCACACTGAGGAGTTTGGGGAAGTCGCATTAGCTCCGCATGAATTGCCGGTGCAGTTGCCAGAGGTGCCCAACTATGAGCCAACCGAGACCGGTGAGTCGCCATTGGCTGCGATAGCAGAATTTGTGAATGTGACGTTGCCCAACGGCGTCACCGGCCGCCGTGAAACCGACACCATGGGCACGTTTGCCTGCTCCTCCTGGTATTTTTTGAGATTTGCCAGCCCGCACGAGGACCAAGCGCCCTTTGATGCCGAAGCCGTGAAGTATTGGCTGCCGGTTGATTTGTATGTTGGCGGCGCCGAACATGCCGTGATGCACTTGCTTTACGCGCGTTTTTGGACGAAGGTTTTGCACGATCGCGGCCTGGTGCCGTTTGTCGAGCCGTTCAAAAAATTGCGCAATCAAGGCATGTTGCTTTCTTATGACAATCAAAAGATGTCGAAGTCACGCGGCAATGTTATCACGCCGGACGCCGTCGCTGCCGCCAACGGCGTCGATGCCTTGCGAGTTTATATTCTGTTCATCGGGCCGTTCGAGGCCGAAACGAAATGGGAAGAAACCGGTATCAAAGGCGCGAGCCGCTTTCTGCAACGTTATTGGGCGCTGGCAAATGACTTTACCGATGCGCAATTTTTTGATCACTCCGACGAACGCGAACGCGCATTTCGTCGCATCATGCACACGACCATCAAACGCGTGACATACGATATCGAGAATTTTGAATTCAACACCGCCATCGCGGCGCTGATGGAATTCCTGAATTTCTTTTACGATTGCCGGCGCGAACAGAATGTTTATGGTATTTCCGCGGCATTGTGGCGTGAAGGTTTGGAAGTGTTCACCCGCTTGCTCGCGCCGGTTGCGCCGTTCATTACCGAAGAAGTTTGGCAGGAGATTTTGCGCCATCCCGGCCAATCCGTGCATCTACTGCCCTGGCTAGAGCATGATGAGGCCGCGCTCGCGGTTGACGAAATCACAGTTGTAATTCAGGTGAATGGCAAACTGCGCGGCCAGCTTACGGTGCCGGCGGAAATTGACAACAGCACCTTGCAACAAATGGCGCTGGCAAGCGAGCAAATCAAGAAATTCGTGGACGGCAAAACCGTGAGAAAAGTGATTGTGGTGCCGAAGAAGCTGGTGAATATTGTGGCGGGATAAGACGCGTTTAAGGTTCAGCCACGGCTTGGCCGTGGCTTATTGTTTTATTGTGTTTGGAGAT contains:
- a CDS encoding ABC-F family ATP-binding cassette domain-containing protein, with the translated sequence MIHIHNLRKQFGPQVVFEGASAHIPPHTRVGLVGPNGSGKTTLFRMLIGEEHIDEGSLVISKGARVGYLKQEVWNNPERSILAEVLAGFPELQALEQSLIELENAMATNHDAELIERYGKLRQKFEALGGYAIEHEAKRILSGIGFQPAQFAQPLHTFSGGWMMRVALAKLLLSKPDILLLDEPTNHLDLESVVWLESFLMDYPGTIVLTTHDQVFMQSIAERILEISLHQLHTYIGDFESYAEQKAVKREQLEAQFKNQQKKIEQTERFIERFRYKATKARQVQSRIKMLEKMERVKVENDAPRVMKFRLPQPERSGIDVLQLRSVEKRYGDKLVYRNLDFHLARGEKVALVGPNGAGKSTLLKIVAGVLPIEDGERLYGHNVTVEYYAQHQLEILNPAATIFEEISSVTGHLLPEQRRTLIGAFLFTGDDIFKPVSVLSGGEKARVALAKMLGRPANLLVMDEPTNHLDILSRQILEDALADYEGTLLFISHDRAFINAIASKVVEVVDGRL
- a CDS encoding LytTR family transcriptional regulator; translated protein: MISVQSSTPAAFLLENSFNPASYSQPGDRLPIQRLGKQFFLPVAKIVWIGTKHRLVYAYTENKQHVLDFGMEELYSRLASSTFFRIHRSVIVNLKQIEKITPLSDGRCQLTMKDFMHSAVLVSRYRTADFMKAVRSMH
- the ilvE gene encoding branched-chain-amino-acid transaminase — its product is MIPALQRPEAPAEKTRTMSLPIRKLSLPDFDHLIFDVYRTANMYLACHVTSDDPDEGKHWPNPCLDIGWEFYYSDDCPENGWRSVANKALIPMQHLSLHPATCALHYGAAAFEGTKAFISAKKRVVLFRPEMNARRLQKSAARVLMPKVPIELFLEGVTETVRANREAIPPYREENWAWQTRNPQCLYVRPLLMGHGPQLGVRPAKDHLFLIYASPVRSYYPVEGMSVLITRGFHRAAPGGTGNTKTASNYVSGLLPTQLARRGYDWVEGKPVQVSDKPFNDVLYLDAVHNQYIEEFSGATFLAVSTEGKLITPQSDTILPGVTRDSVMILAQALGMSVEQRPLHVDEVMDEKRIAEVFCAGNAAVVTPIVSIYYGGKTRKFQLEKLHTTRRLWDMLVGIQLQTREDPYGWVREIG
- a CDS encoding leucine--tRNA ligase, translating into MYMSSQTDNTTPPGRYNFAALEAKWQTYWEKLGLSNTGNDPSKPKKYILDFFPYPSGEGLSVGHCRNYVPTDVVTRYHRMRGFNVLHPMGWDAFGLPAENAAIKMKTNPAKLIAQFSANYKRQMNLIAATYDWEREINSSKPEYYRWTQWIFLLLYNSWYDTRANQARPIEELEAELAKHGTQNLALQAGVAAVLPQQWQALSLREKRHYLSHFRLAYRAASAVNWDPVEKTVLANEEVVDGRGWRSGALVERKILQQWFFRITAYAERLIADLDTIDWPESIKAMQRNWIGRSEGAEVSFKTEAGDLVIFTTRPDTLWGATFMVLAPEHPFVEQLTTAAQRQQVVAYVEAAKKKNEETRSEETREKTGVFTGSYAVNPVNNKRIPIWIADYVMMGYGTGAIMAVPAHDQRDFEFARMFHLPIRVVIKPVGVDLEPEYMTQAYDANAGEMINSDDFDGTPADIAVNKVTAWLEKTGKGHRRVNYKLRDWLISRQRYWGTPIPIVHTEEFGEVALAPHELPVQLPEVPNYEPTETGESPLAAIAEFVNVTLPNGVTGRRETDTMGTFACSSWYFLRFASPHEDQAPFDAEAVKYWLPVDLYVGGAEHAVMHLLYARFWTKVLHDRGLVPFVEPFKKLRNQGMLLSYDNQKMSKSRGNVITPDAVAAANGVDALRVYILFIGPFEAETKWEETGIKGASRFLQRYWALANDFTDAQFFDHSDERERAFRRIMHTTIKRVTYDIENFEFNTAIAALMEFLNFFYDCRREQNVYGISAALWREGLEVFTRLLAPVAPFITEEVWQEILRHPGQSVHLLPWLEHDEAALAVDEITVVIQVNGKLRGQLTVPAEIDNSTLQQMALASEQIKKFVDGKTVRKVIVVPKKLVNIVAG